TTTGATAAAATTCagattttttattactatttaatgTATCAAAATCGAATTTGAACAAATAATAACTTAATCAGTTCGATTTTCATCTAATTCGATGAAATAGTACAATCggctttatttttttaaaattcatatactaaatatttaaaaaactatttgctgaaaaaaattgataaaaaaatgattaaagatataaaaacGATATCAAACAACGTTAAATAGTTTTAAGTCAATTGGGAAActtgtttgtcccttttaattcaaAGTCCTAGGTAGAAGAgtaagaaaattttttttaaaaaaagacaaaaatgaaaaataaagatctgaaaaaaggaagtgaaaaagaaaaaaaaaagagaaatagaaactagaaataaaagtataaaaacaaaaacgaaaaataaaaataaaaaaagaagaagaaaacaaaaaaaatataaggaaaacaataagaaaacaaaaaaagaaaaaataaagaaaaaacgaaaaagggaaaaaaagagaagtagaagaaagaaaataaagtggaaagaaaaaataaaaaataataaaattaaaaaaataaaacaaaaaaatttgaaaaaactaGCAAGATAAAAAAAGTTAGAAATATAAGAgagtgatattttgaaattttgaatgtcACGAAGATAATATTGttaataattaaatttgatttgaaaaagatatctattaatttaaacaaaagtaatttagggaaaaggaaaaaaattgaaagagtaaTCTAAAAGATTTCAAacaataaaagataaagtaaaaattagttagaggaaaaaaaaaaagaaaagtgacatgaaaaaggaaattttataCATAGTAATTTCTTAAAAGTAGTAAATAGAGATCCATATTTAATATAATACTATGTTTGCAGCATAatataatttcattaaaatattgttattttttataatttaaattttaagtatgCCTTGTAGTTTTTCCAATAAGAATCCATGTGCTCCTAAAACCAACCAATCCTCCACTCTCAAGTAGTAATAATTGCAATTCCAACTTCACCCTCTttcataatgaaaaaaataaaatgtaaggACAAAAATGTACCTCCACAGCAGCACACAAATGTAGAAAAACCATGCTCCAAAACCACAGGAAGCACAGGTAGAAGCCTCTAGTTTTACTGAGCACCTatagcttatatatatataacaatccATCCCAAATAattcaaccaacacaaaaaaCCAAATCTTTGTAAAAGCACTAGCCTTCTTGAgcaaattaaattttcataatcTTAGCCagaaattaatttcaagaatcaGGATTGCAAGATGAGTTCAACAAGCAGAGCATGGATAGCAGCAACTAGCGTGGGAGTAGTAGAGGCACTAAAAGATCAAGGACTTTGTAGGTGGAATTACACAATCAGAGCCATAAATCAGCATGTCAAGAACAATATAAGGTCATATTCACAAGCCAAGAAGCTCTCCTCCCAATCTTCTCCTTTGGTTTCTACAAACAAAT
Above is a window of Capsicum annuum cultivar UCD-10X-F1 unplaced genomic scaffold, UCD10Xv1.1 ctg70229, whole genome shotgun sequence DNA encoding:
- the LOC124894129 gene encoding uncharacterized protein LOC124894129, which produces MSSTSRAWIAATSVGVVEALKDQGLCRWNYTIRAINQHVKNNIRSYSQAKKLSSQSSPLVSTNKFELKKQSEESIRKVMYLSCWGPN